The Haloarcula sp. H-GB4 genome segment CACCCACGACATCCACTGTTTCGCTGAGCGCCTCAATAAGGAGATCTGGATTTGTATCAAGAGCATACTCGTAATACCGTCCTCCAACCTCGCCTTTATTTCGCTCAACCCGACTGGCGATGCCTAACATTGCGAGTTCATTCAGGTGGTCTCGCATCCGCCGAGGAACGAGTGCATCTGTCGCTGCTCGGTCGCAGACGACCTCATACCGTTCTTGGATCGTTCGCGCCCGGACTGGCGTATCGCTTTCCTCATGAAGCATCATGAGAGCATATAGTACCAGATGACCGTGCTGGGTAAGTCCGGCAACACCCTCAGCAATACGACTCCGTTCAAGCGCGGTTCGTGCAGTGTCAACGTGGGCCTCTGTGAGTTCAGTGGCGTTTTCTTCAACCGCGATATCTCCAGCTTCCATCAGTAAATCAAGGCTTTGGCGGGCGTCACCAGCGTCTTTCGCCCCGAAGGCAGCACACTTCGCGATCACTTCTTGTGGAACAACATCCGGGTAAAAAGCGATCTCGGAGCGCTGACGGAGGATGTCTCGAAGTTCGTTTGCGTCGTACGCTGGGAACTGAAGTTCCTTTTCACAGAGACTCGATTGGACCTTC includes the following:
- a CDS encoding orc1/cdc6 family replication initiation protein, whose amino-acid sequence is MGLFEPDTDIFQNRDALREDYQPEEIVGRDEELQQYIAALQPVINGDQPSNIFLYGKAGVGKTACTRYLLDELKSDAAEYDIDVTTIRTNCEDLSTSYQVAIQLVNELRAPTDQLKPTGYPRRQVNEWLWSELDSIGGTIVIVFDEVDHIEDDSILYQIPRARANGNLSECRVGIIGISNDFKYRERLSSKVQSSLCEKELQFPAYDANELRDILRQRSEIAFYPDVVPQEVIAKCAAFGAKDAGDARQSLDLLMEAGDIAVEENATELTEAHVDTARTALERSRIAEGVAGLTQHGHLVLYALMMLHEESDTPVRARTIQERYEVVCDRAATDALVPRRMRDHLNELAMLGIASRVERNKGEVGGRYYEYALDTNPDLLIEALSETVDVVGVTDEMQQRLDRSQ